A single window of Anaerolineae bacterium DNA harbors:
- a CDS encoding Pyridoxine biosynthesis glutamine amidotransferase, glutaminase subunit: MAGKLLRIGVLALQGDFAEHIAMLRRLGVEAVEVRLAEQLEGLDGLIMPGGESTTFGKLAQDFGLIEPLRQFGRQKPLWGTCAGAIFLSKDAHRPQPLLELMDITVERNAFGRQVASFEVDLDVPALKTVSAEDLPFHAIFIRAPLIDSVGKGVEVLARLEDGRIVAAQQGHWLATSFHPELTGDLRFHQYFLRLASASK; the protein is encoded by the coding sequence GTGGCTGGTAAACTTCTTCGCATTGGTGTTCTCGCCTTACAGGGAGATTTTGCCGAGCATATCGCCATGTTACGCCGGCTGGGTGTCGAAGCTGTTGAAGTGCGCCTGGCTGAGCAGTTAGAGGGACTGGATGGCTTGATTATGCCGGGCGGTGAATCGACTACCTTCGGCAAACTGGCGCAAGACTTCGGCTTGATCGAGCCGTTACGGCAGTTTGGTCGCCAGAAGCCGCTGTGGGGCACCTGCGCAGGCGCAATCTTCCTATCCAAGGACGCGCATCGGCCTCAGCCCCTATTGGAGTTGATGGATATCACGGTGGAGCGAAACGCTTTTGGTCGACAGGTGGCAAGTTTTGAGGTCGATTTAGACGTGCCAGCCCTGAAGACGGTGAGCGCTGAGGATCTTCCCTTTCATGCGATCTTCATTCGCGCGCCGTTGATTGACAGCGTTGGCAAAGGTGTGGAGGTGTTAGCCCGCCTGGAGGATGGGCGGATTGTGGCCGCTCAACAAGGACACTGGCTGGCAACCTCTTTCCACCCTGAACTGACCGGTGACCTGCGCTTCCATCAATACTTCTTGCGGCTGGCAAGCGCTTCAAAATGA
- a CDS encoding Pyridoxine biosynthesis glutamine amidotransferase, synthase subunit, with the protein MEQQVATFTVKKGLAQMLKGGVIMDVVTPEHARIAEDAGAVAVMALERVPADIRAHGGVARMSDPELILKIMDAVSIPVMAKCRIGHFVEAQILEAIGVDYIDESEVLTPADEMHHINKHLFKVPFVCGCRNLGEALRRIGEGAAMIRTKGEAGTGDVVEAVRHARAVLGEIRRLQTMAEEEVMAYAKEIGAPYELVMETRSLGRLPVVNFAAGGIATPADAAMMMQLGMDGVFVGSGIFKSGDPAKRAAAIVKAVTHYNDPYILAEVSRNLGEPMVGRQISSIPEAELIAGRGW; encoded by the coding sequence ATGGAACAACAAGTAGCAACCTTTACTGTTAAGAAGGGTCTTGCCCAAATGCTCAAGGGCGGCGTAATCATGGATGTGGTGACGCCGGAACATGCCCGCATCGCTGAGGATGCCGGTGCCGTGGCAGTGATGGCTCTGGAACGTGTGCCGGCTGATATCCGCGCCCACGGCGGTGTAGCACGCATGAGCGATCCGGAGTTGATCTTGAAGATCATGGATGCCGTCTCGATTCCGGTCATGGCGAAATGCCGCATCGGTCATTTTGTCGAAGCGCAAATCCTCGAGGCAATCGGGGTGGATTACATTGATGAATCCGAGGTGTTGACGCCGGCTGACGAAATGCATCACATCAACAAACACCTTTTCAAGGTGCCGTTTGTATGTGGTTGTCGTAATCTCGGTGAAGCGTTGCGGCGCATTGGCGAAGGGGCAGCCATGATCCGCACCAAAGGCGAAGCTGGTACCGGCGATGTGGTTGAAGCCGTGCGCCACGCCCGGGCGGTGTTGGGCGAAATCCGCCGTCTGCAGACCATGGCGGAAGAAGAAGTGATGGCATATGCCAAAGAAATCGGCGCCCCATATGAACTGGTCATGGAAACGCGCAGTTTGGGACGCCTGCCTGTGGTGAATTTTGCCGCCGGCGGGATCGCTACGCCTGCTGATGCAGCCATGATGATGCAACTGGGCATGGATGGCGTCTTCGTTGGGTCCGGTATCTTTAAGTCCGGTGACCCTGCCAAACGGGCAGCCGCAATTGTCAAAGCCGTCACCCACTACAATGACCCCTATATCCTGGCCGAGGTCAGCCGGAATCTCGGTGAGCCAATGGTTGGGCGGCAGATCTCATCCATTCCAGAAGCGGAGTTGATTGCAGGACGTGGCTGGTAA